A part of Mycolicibacterium sp. TUM20985 genomic DNA contains:
- a CDS encoding sensor domain-containing protein — MVKRFALAVVAVGVVLTGCSSPDRAPEPPELVPANALDGILLSTDVVDSIMGTSGMTAHPRVEVMGDHRNLLPNLNCLGIWQVNEAGVYGPDGWIALRQELLRAPDTDDWQSLVVQSVVNYPSTEAAEEFFTQSTDRWSKCTNHNVNITLNDKPLPKWRSGELTKTANELAIPFTRGSANGVDSCQRMLAVDDNVIIDVQACTGDVSTVTKAAEVVDAIKAKLPK; from the coding sequence GTGGTGAAGCGCTTCGCCTTGGCGGTAGTGGCGGTCGGCGTGGTGTTGACGGGTTGTTCGAGCCCGGATCGCGCACCGGAGCCACCAGAATTGGTGCCCGCCAATGCACTTGATGGCATCCTGCTGAGCACCGACGTGGTCGACTCCATCATGGGCACCTCAGGCATGACCGCCCATCCGCGCGTCGAGGTCATGGGCGATCACCGCAACCTCCTGCCCAACCTCAACTGCCTGGGCATCTGGCAAGTCAACGAAGCCGGCGTATACGGTCCCGACGGATGGATTGCGTTGCGGCAGGAGCTATTACGCGCACCGGACACCGACGACTGGCAAAGTCTGGTCGTACAATCGGTGGTCAACTACCCCTCGACCGAGGCGGCGGAGGAATTCTTCACGCAATCCACCGACCGTTGGTCGAAGTGCACCAACCACAACGTCAACATCACCCTCAACGACAAGCCGTTGCCCAAGTGGCGTAGCGGTGAGCTGACCAAGACCGCGAACGAACTGGCCATCCCGTTCACCCGGGGTAGCGCCAACGGCGTCGACTCCTGTCAGCGCATGTTGGCGGTCGACGACAACGTGATCATCGACGTGCAGGCCTGCACCGGTGACGTGTCGACGGTGACCAAGGCCGCCGAGGTCGTCGACGCGATCAAGGCGAAACTGCCGAAGTAG
- a CDS encoding PAS and ANTAR domain-containing protein: MALPSDDEAASRTGAFCFRFADQHWEWSPEVQRIHGYEPGGIVPTTEVVLSHKHPDDHSHVAATLEEIVRTERPFSARHRIIDVQGKVHDVIVVGDLLRDDDGRVVGTGGYYVDVTPSESRAHQQSVTEAVAEITESREAIEQAKGMLMLVYRIDAEAAFDLLKWRSQASNVKLRAIAEQLVADFLTLGYSDVLPPRSSYDQLLLTAHHRVEASKRRRASAD; this comes from the coding sequence GTGGCACTGCCCTCCGACGACGAGGCCGCCTCACGGACGGGCGCCTTCTGCTTTCGCTTCGCCGATCAGCACTGGGAGTGGTCACCGGAAGTGCAGCGCATTCACGGCTACGAACCAGGCGGGATCGTGCCCACCACCGAGGTGGTGCTCTCCCACAAGCATCCCGACGACCACAGCCACGTGGCGGCCACCCTCGAAGAGATCGTCCGCACCGAACGGCCGTTCAGTGCGCGTCATCGCATCATCGACGTCCAGGGCAAGGTTCACGACGTGATCGTGGTCGGGGACCTCCTGCGCGACGATGACGGCCGGGTGGTCGGCACCGGGGGCTACTACGTCGACGTGACACCTTCGGAGAGCCGGGCACATCAGCAATCGGTGACCGAGGCGGTCGCGGAGATCACCGAGAGTCGCGAGGCGATCGAACAGGCCAAGGGCATGCTGATGCTGGTGTACCGGATCGATGCCGAGGCGGCGTTCGATCTGCTCAAGTGGCGCTCCCAGGCGAGCAACGTCAAGCTCCGTGCGATCGCGGAACAGCTCGTCGCGGACTTCCTGACCCTCGGCTACTCCGACGTGCTGCCACCGCGATCGAGCTACGACCAACTGCTCCTGACGGCACACCACCGCGTCGAGGCTTCCAAGCGACGCCGCGCCTCGGCAGACTGA
- a CDS encoding GNAT family N-acetyltransferase: MGRPPSPMLADYAELLRTSRIWIIEDRQEMVGVLVTRAHADHLLVDVIAVAPTAQGSGHGLALLERAERDAREERLAEMRLCTNEAMTENLEFYPRRGFHETGRRIQDGYHRVFFAKLLENDGPAPHPSPTLKE, translated from the coding sequence ATGGGACGACCGCCTTCGCCCATGCTCGCCGACTACGCCGAACTGCTGCGTACCTCTCGGATCTGGATCATCGAGGATCGGCAGGAGATGGTCGGTGTGCTCGTCACACGGGCTCACGCCGATCACCTACTCGTCGACGTCATCGCCGTCGCCCCGACCGCCCAGGGCAGCGGCCACGGCCTAGCGCTTCTCGAACGCGCCGAACGCGACGCGCGCGAAGAGCGCCTGGCCGAGATGCGGTTGTGCACCAACGAAGCGATGACGGAGAACCTCGAGTTCTATCCTCGGCGTGGCTTTCACGAAACGGGCCGCAGAATCCAGGACGGCTACCACCGGGTGTTCTTCGCGAAGCTTCTGGAGAACGATGGCCCCGCGCCCCATCCCTCGCCCACCCTCAAGGAGTGA
- a CDS encoding SDR family oxidoreductase — protein MADGQTSTHAELFDLSGKRALVTGGTRGIGLMVARGLLQAGARVVISSRKADACTQAAEQLAEFGDVRAIPADLSQHDECRRLADLVTAELGGLDILVNNAGATWGEPLDTFPDSAWDKVIDLNLKSPFWLVQALVPALREAGTADDPARIINIGSIDGIHVSQLPVYSYASSKAALHQLTRMLARELGPQHITVNAVAPGPFPSKMMAATLDAFGEAIAASAPLRRIGRDDDMAGIAVFLASRAGSYLTGAIIPVDGGIATTASGT, from the coding sequence ATGGCCGACGGCCAAACCAGCACGCACGCAGAGCTGTTCGACCTCAGTGGCAAGCGCGCGTTGGTCACCGGCGGCACCAGGGGCATCGGCTTGATGGTGGCCCGCGGCCTGCTGCAAGCCGGCGCCCGGGTGGTCATCAGCTCGCGCAAGGCCGACGCCTGCACTCAGGCGGCCGAGCAGCTCGCCGAGTTCGGTGACGTCCGGGCAATTCCGGCGGACCTGTCCCAGCACGACGAATGCCGGCGCCTCGCCGACCTCGTCACCGCCGAGCTCGGTGGGCTCGACATCCTCGTCAACAACGCGGGCGCGACGTGGGGCGAACCCCTGGACACGTTCCCGGATTCGGCCTGGGACAAGGTGATCGACCTCAACCTGAAGTCCCCGTTCTGGCTGGTGCAGGCGTTGGTGCCCGCACTTCGCGAGGCCGGTACCGCGGACGACCCCGCCCGGATCATCAACATCGGCAGCATCGACGGCATCCACGTCAGCCAGCTACCCGTCTACTCCTACGCCAGCAGCAAGGCGGCACTGCATCAACTGACGCGGATGCTCGCCCGCGAACTGGGACCCCAGCACATCACCGTCAACGCGGTGGCGCCAGGGCCGTTCCCGTCCAAGATGATGGCGGCGACGCTCGACGCGTTCGGTGAGGCGATCGCGGCGTCCGCGCCACTGCGCCGGATCGGCCGCGACGACGACATGGCCGGTATCGCCGTATTCCTCGCCAGCCGGGCGGGTTCCTACCTAACGGGGGCGATCATCCCGGTCGACGGGGGCATCGCGACGACTGCGTCGGGCACCTAG
- a CDS encoding DNA polymerase domain-containing protein, whose amino-acid sequence MGITEQRDGVDLTNLDQALTPESGATKRDLIDYLDAVADRLLPGLVGRPLTVLRVLRGRAPFMQKNVPKYTPDWVRTVPIWAEASHREVHYALCDDRRTLLWLANQRAVEYHPTLGLVTERGSPSEHDTERGSPSEHVSSIGRPTHLILDLDPPGDDDFAAVVAVAQLVRRALSDSGLAGAVKTSGAKGIHVFVPIESNEGAATVEDVAAATRALAARAEALDPDLATTAFITSDRRGKVFVDSTRAGGATVAAAYSPRLRPGTPVSFPVDWSDLDRVTPADFTVHTAIDALVGRDPWSETMPAPQRLPSDLIEQGRTIPVARVAAMHEGKRRARTKRAEGER is encoded by the coding sequence GTGGGCATCACAGAGCAGCGCGACGGAGTCGACCTGACCAACCTCGATCAGGCGCTGACGCCGGAATCGGGTGCCACCAAACGCGATCTGATCGACTACCTCGACGCGGTCGCCGATCGTCTGCTGCCCGGTCTCGTCGGGCGGCCGCTCACGGTGCTGCGGGTGCTACGCGGCCGGGCGCCGTTCATGCAGAAGAACGTCCCGAAGTACACGCCGGACTGGGTGCGCACCGTGCCCATCTGGGCGGAGGCCTCCCACCGCGAAGTGCACTACGCGCTCTGCGACGACCGGCGAACCCTGCTCTGGCTGGCGAACCAACGTGCCGTCGAGTACCACCCGACCCTGGGCTTGGTCACCGAGCGAGGCTCGCCGAGCGAGCATGACACCGAGCGAGGCTCGCCGAGCGAGCATGTGTCGTCCATCGGTCGGCCAACGCATCTCATCCTCGACCTGGATCCACCCGGTGACGACGACTTCGCCGCCGTGGTGGCCGTCGCCCAGCTGGTGCGCCGGGCGCTATCCGACAGCGGTCTCGCGGGTGCGGTGAAGACCAGTGGCGCCAAGGGGATTCACGTATTCGTACCCATCGAGTCGAACGAGGGGGCCGCAACCGTCGAGGACGTAGCCGCAGCGACTCGGGCGTTGGCCGCACGCGCCGAGGCGCTGGATCCCGACCTCGCGACCACCGCCTTCATCACCAGCGACCGCCGCGGCAAGGTGTTCGTCGACTCGACGCGGGCCGGTGGCGCGACCGTCGCCGCGGCCTACAGTCCGCGACTGCGTCCGGGCACACCCGTGTCCTTCCCGGTCGACTGGTCCGACCTCGACCGGGTGACGCCTGCGGACTTCACGGTGCACACCGCGATCGACGCCCTCGTTGGTCGCGACCCGTGGTCGGAGACGATGCCCGCCCCGCAGCGGCTGCCGTCCGATCTGATCGAACAGGGCCGCACCATTCCCGTGGCGCGGGTCGCCGCCATGCACGAGGGCAAGCGGCGCGCCCGTACCAAGCGCGCCGAGGGCGAACGGTGA
- a CDS encoding ferritin-like domain-containing protein: MTTSTKNTLIAQLRAVLDLTNTEIQVAETRVTQARTEAVRTELSQNASNGGDRAEAIETAIRDLGGFPDVIGPFLGRAAAAVKALTEQAQPFDEALLGDLALEHQLLDRARYVKALSVSAKERDVEALANRLMTAHSATVDWLTTVLAEDALGGPAALRRTPLQAATGTAIQLINVPVNWSVRSLDKAVETVRATPIAFSELVNRGRRVSDVAAKTVTASRDAALQTAEQVIRDGGAEHAADLLHNARSATGALDTGELPIDDYDELNVTEAVNAIKALTAPADVRAILAYEEAHKSRQSVINAAQTRVAHIAQEVVGIS; encoded by the coding sequence ATGACCACGTCCACCAAGAACACCCTGATCGCACAGCTGCGTGCCGTGCTCGATCTGACCAACACCGAGATCCAGGTCGCCGAGACGCGCGTGACGCAGGCCCGCACGGAAGCCGTCCGCACGGAGCTCTCGCAGAATGCGTCCAACGGTGGTGACCGTGCAGAGGCGATCGAGACGGCGATCCGTGACCTCGGGGGCTTCCCCGACGTGATCGGCCCGTTCCTGGGGCGTGCGGCCGCCGCTGTCAAGGCACTGACCGAGCAGGCGCAGCCGTTCGACGAGGCGCTCCTCGGCGACCTCGCGCTGGAGCACCAGCTGCTCGACCGTGCGCGTTACGTCAAGGCCCTTTCCGTCTCGGCCAAGGAGCGCGACGTCGAGGCGCTCGCCAACCGCCTCATGACCGCCCACTCGGCCACGGTCGACTGGCTGACCACCGTCCTCGCCGAAGATGCCCTCGGTGGTCCCGCGGCGTTGCGCCGCACGCCGCTTCAGGCCGCCACCGGTACCGCGATTCAACTGATCAACGTGCCCGTGAACTGGTCGGTCCGCAGCCTGGACAAGGCCGTCGAGACCGTGCGCGCCACCCCAATCGCGTTCAGCGAGTTGGTCAATCGCGGCCGACGCGTCAGTGACGTCGCCGCCAAGACCGTCACCGCGTCGCGCGATGCCGCACTGCAGACCGCAGAACAGGTCATCCGTGACGGTGGCGCCGAGCACGCGGCAGACCTGCTGCACAACGCTCGCTCCGCCACCGGTGCCCTGGATACGGGCGAGCTGCCGATCGACGACTACGACGAGCTCAACGTCACCGAGGCCGTCAACGCGATCAAGGCACTCACCGCACCGGCCGACGTGCGCGCGATCCTCGCCTACGAGGAGGCGCACAAGAGTCGCCAGAGCGTGATCAACGCCGCGCAGACGCGCGTTGCGCACATCGCTCAGGAAGTCGTCGGGATCAGCTAG
- a CDS encoding DUF3072 domain-containing protein, with protein sequence MSDDAQNAPNETAEKDTSEWVTGDEPMTGPQRSYLNTLAQEANREVPDDLTKAAASDMIDELQQQTGRGR encoded by the coding sequence GTGAGCGATGATGCGCAGAACGCACCGAACGAGACGGCAGAGAAGGACACATCGGAATGGGTCACCGGCGACGAGCCGATGACCGGTCCGCAACGAAGTTACCTGAACACATTGGCCCAGGAGGCCAACCGCGAGGTTCCCGACGACCTGACCAAGGCCGCGGCCTCGGACATGATCGACGAGCTGCAGCAGCAAACGGGTCGGGGCCGCTGA
- a CDS encoding YqjF family protein — MSCALPDGFPVTAPILPRPIFTRQRWTDLTFVHWPVDPDAVAHMFPSGTRPDVFADGQTYVGLVPFGMSGLSLGIPQAIPFFGSFLETNVRLYSTDDAGRHGVLFRSLETARLAVVPATRIALGTPYTWAKMRLMRDGSRITYDSVRRLPRRGLRCRLTIEVGDVVDPTPVEVWLTARWGAHTRKGGRTWWVPNEHVPFPFRAAEVLELSDDLVAASGVVPTGERLRALYSPGVQTSFGRPAKL; from the coding sequence ATGTCCTGTGCTCTGCCCGACGGTTTCCCCGTCACCGCGCCGATCCTGCCGCGGCCCATATTCACCCGGCAGCGCTGGACGGACCTGACCTTCGTGCACTGGCCGGTGGACCCGGACGCGGTGGCGCACATGTTCCCGAGCGGGACCAGGCCCGACGTGTTCGCCGACGGGCAGACCTACGTCGGCCTGGTTCCCTTTGGGATGAGCGGGCTCTCCCTGGGCATTCCGCAGGCGATCCCCTTCTTCGGGAGCTTTCTCGAGACCAACGTGCGGTTGTATTCGACCGACGACGCGGGTCGGCACGGCGTGCTCTTCCGGTCGCTGGAGACGGCGCGGCTGGCCGTGGTGCCGGCGACCCGAATCGCGCTGGGTACCCCGTACACCTGGGCGAAGATGCGGCTGATGCGGGACGGCTCGCGCATCACCTATGACAGTGTGCGACGTCTACCTCGACGCGGACTGCGCTGTCGGCTCACCATCGAGGTCGGCGATGTCGTCGATCCCACGCCCGTGGAGGTCTGGCTGACCGCCCGCTGGGGGGCGCACACCCGCAAGGGCGGTCGGACGTGGTGGGTGCCCAACGAGCATGTGCCGTTTCCCTTCCGCGCGGCCGAGGTCCTCGAGTTGTCGGACGACCTGGTGGCCGCCAGTGGCGTCGTCCCCACCGGCGAGCGGCTCCGCGCGCTGTACTCGCCGGGTGTGCAGACCAGCTTCGGGAGGCCCGCGAAGCTGTGA
- a CDS encoding MspA family porin, with protein MLNRFATLAAVCIAVPVGIAPVALADPPPPDPAIQPVGAPVPPPDSGAVPSAAPGILNTPDGWTLTVVGTNETQLPVAPLTTAISSREYLISGTFTGTITGGGKTKLAGGTMEAGEQIGCGIISDEVEINPGASITPGLGALGIPTLSGGISLQGKVYLKPGTVTTVALDKKSFKGTSTRITLTGVRVKTDQCAGQSFIRSYATLTSSTENTDDIITYLGVTKSV; from the coding sequence ATGTTGAACCGTTTTGCGACGCTGGCAGCAGTTTGCATTGCAGTCCCGGTAGGGATTGCGCCCGTGGCGCTGGCCGATCCGCCGCCTCCCGACCCGGCCATCCAGCCGGTGGGCGCACCCGTGCCGCCGCCCGACTCCGGTGCCGTTCCCTCGGCCGCTCCCGGAATCCTCAACACCCCCGACGGCTGGACGCTGACCGTCGTCGGTACCAACGAGACGCAGCTCCCGGTGGCGCCATTGACGACGGCCATCTCGTCTCGCGAATACCTCATCTCGGGCACCTTCACCGGGACGATCACCGGCGGCGGCAAGACCAAGCTGGCGGGCGGCACCATGGAAGCCGGCGAGCAGATCGGCTGCGGCATCATCTCCGACGAGGTCGAGATCAACCCGGGTGCGAGCATCACCCCGGGCCTCGGAGCGCTCGGCATCCCCACCCTCAGCGGCGGTATCAGCTTGCAGGGCAAGGTGTATCTGAAGCCGGGCACCGTCACCACCGTCGCGCTCGACAAGAAGTCCTTCAAGGGAACGTCGACCCGCATCACCCTCACCGGTGTGCGCGTCAAGACCGACCAGTGCGCAGGACAGTCGTTCATTCGCTCCTACGCCACGCTGACGAGCTCGACGGAGAACACCGACGACATCATCACCTACCTCGGCGTCACCAAGTCCGTCTAG
- a CDS encoding DUF1622 domain-containing protein, which translates to MGFIEGVELVGKVIDGVGVAIIAVGAVVAGGIAVGRLVRRSPDTYRFFRETLGRTILLGLEFLVAADIIRTVAVTPNAQSVAVLAGIVAIRTFLSFSLELEITGRWPWQNKPRVPDDPPSARLMDTNRE; encoded by the coding sequence GTGGGCTTCATCGAAGGCGTCGAACTCGTCGGCAAGGTCATCGACGGCGTGGGTGTCGCGATCATCGCGGTCGGCGCGGTCGTCGCAGGTGGGATCGCCGTGGGTCGACTGGTCCGGAGGTCGCCGGATACCTACCGGTTCTTCCGCGAGACGCTGGGCCGGACGATCCTGCTCGGCCTCGAGTTCCTGGTCGCCGCGGACATCATCCGCACGGTGGCGGTCACCCCAAACGCACAGAGCGTCGCCGTCCTTGCCGGCATCGTGGCGATCCGGACGTTCCTCAGCTTCTCCCTCGAGCTCGAGATCACCGGTCGGTGGCCGTGGCAGAACAAGCCCCGGGTGCCCGATGATCCGCCGAGTGCACGCTTGATGGACACGAATCGCGAGTGA
- a CDS encoding CDGSH iron-sulfur domain-containing protein gives MMVQGPVRIETADGTVVESDRFMVAICTCRRSKTYPLCDTSHRRRRRPAKSFEDSPSDT, from the coding sequence ATGATGGTGCAGGGTCCGGTACGGATCGAGACCGCGGACGGCACGGTTGTCGAATCCGACCGCTTCATGGTGGCGATCTGCACGTGCCGGCGGAGCAAGACCTACCCGCTCTGCGATACCAGTCACCGCAGGCGCCGTCGCCCCGCGAAATCCTTCGAAGACTCGCCCTCGGACACCTGA
- a CDS encoding lipoprotein LpqH, whose amino-acid sequence MKQSLLVAVGGAAIVVAGLAGCSSGDKSSSGSSSSESSSSSSSASSSASAATGANTVTIDGQPKDLGGSVVCGTVGGNVNVAIGEAGTGVAAVVSEGDSPTVSSVALGNVNGITLAVGAGQGDATATKDGNSYKISGNAVGIDMANPMQPAKKPFELAFTCP is encoded by the coding sequence GTGAAGCAGAGTTTGCTGGTTGCCGTAGGTGGCGCCGCGATCGTCGTCGCCGGTCTGGCCGGTTGTTCGTCGGGAGACAAGTCGTCGTCGGGATCGTCGTCGAGCGAGTCGTCTTCGAGCAGTTCGAGTGCGTCGTCGAGCGCCTCGGCCGCTACGGGCGCGAATACCGTCACCATCGACGGCCAGCCCAAGGATCTCGGCGGCTCCGTCGTGTGCGGCACCGTCGGTGGCAACGTGAACGTGGCGATCGGCGAGGCAGGCACGGGTGTCGCCGCCGTCGTCAGCGAAGGTGACTCGCCCACCGTCAGCTCGGTCGCGCTGGGCAACGTCAACGGCATCACGCTGGCCGTTGGCGCCGGCCAGGGCGATGCCACGGCCACGAAGGACGGCAATTCCTACAAGATCAGCGGGAACGCAGTCGGCATCGACATGGCCAACCCCATGCAGCCTGCCAAGAAGCCCTTCGAACTCGCCTTCACCTGCCCGTAG
- a CDS encoding MspA family porin: protein MLNRLALLATTGVLVSMGTAPIVLADPPPPDPAVAPIGDAGPPPDNGVVASSEPGTVTTPDGWTLTVVASNETQLPVAPLTTALSSREYLVGGTFSGTVSGKGKTTLTGGTLEAGYQIGCGIELGQVRLIGQAGINVGVGIAGNAAAGITGVGIGSVSFPLSGTIEIHPKPGTVSTVTVDKKSFKAAPVRVTLKDTHVKVDGCVGQSFLRSYATLTSSTTDTDDVVAYYGVTKSV, encoded by the coding sequence ATGTTGAATCGTCTCGCCCTGCTGGCTACGACTGGCGTGCTGGTCTCGATGGGCACCGCACCCATCGTGCTCGCCGACCCGCCGCCGCCCGACCCGGCCGTGGCCCCGATCGGTGACGCCGGTCCGCCACCGGACAACGGCGTGGTCGCGTCTTCCGAGCCCGGCACCGTGACCACTCCCGACGGCTGGACGCTGACCGTGGTGGCGTCCAACGAGACCCAGCTGCCGGTGGCCCCGTTGACCACCGCGCTGTCGTCGCGTGAGTACCTGGTCGGCGGCACGTTCTCGGGCACCGTCTCCGGCAAGGGCAAGACCACCCTGACCGGTGGCACGCTCGAGGCGGGCTACCAGATCGGCTGCGGTATCGAGCTCGGCCAGGTGCGCCTCATCGGCCAGGCCGGTATCAACGTCGGCGTGGGCATCGCGGGCAACGCGGCCGCGGGCATCACCGGTGTCGGTATCGGCAGCGTGTCGTTCCCGCTTTCCGGCACCATCGAGATCCACCCGAAGCCGGGCACGGTCTCCACGGTCACGGTCGACAAGAAGTCGTTCAAGGCCGCGCCGGTCCGCGTGACGCTCAAGGACACCCACGTCAAGGTCGACGGTTGTGTCGGTCAGTCGTTCCTGCGGTCGTACGCGACGCTCACCAGCTCGACGACCGACACCGACGACGTGGTGGCCTACTACGGCGTCACCAAGTCCGTCTGA
- a CDS encoding enoyl-CoA hydratase-related protein, which translates to MPITVTNTDHVTVLDLGDDENRFSLDFLDEVDGHLADIASSGVGGLVTTGTGKFYSNGLDLDWLLAHGDQMQSYVGRVHALFARVLTLPMPTAAGLNGHAFGAGAMLAMAHDYRVMRADRGYFCFPEVDIRIPFTPGMAALIQAKLTPAAAVASMTTGRRFGGADAHRLAIVDATAAEDAVTATAVGMLAGLDGKDPGTLRAIKETMYAPAIAALTTNQE; encoded by the coding sequence ATGCCCATCACGGTGACCAACACCGACCACGTCACCGTCCTCGACCTCGGGGACGACGAGAACCGCTTCTCCCTCGACTTCCTCGACGAGGTCGACGGCCACCTCGCCGACATCGCGTCGTCGGGCGTGGGCGGACTCGTCACCACGGGCACCGGAAAGTTCTACTCCAACGGCCTCGACCTGGACTGGTTGCTGGCGCACGGCGACCAGATGCAGTCGTATGTGGGCCGCGTCCACGCCCTGTTCGCCCGCGTGCTCACGCTTCCGATGCCGACGGCGGCCGGGCTCAACGGTCACGCGTTCGGCGCAGGCGCCATGCTCGCGATGGCCCACGACTATCGCGTCATGCGCGCCGACCGTGGCTACTTCTGCTTTCCCGAAGTCGACATCCGCATCCCGTTCACCCCCGGTATGGCGGCCCTCATCCAGGCGAAGCTCACCCCCGCGGCCGCGGTCGCGTCGATGACGACGGGCCGTCGTTTCGGTGGGGCCGACGCGCACCGGCTCGCCATCGTCGACGCCACTGCCGCGGAGGACGCCGTCACCGCCACGGCGGTCGGCATGCTCGCCGGGCTCGACGGCAAGGACCCCGGGACCCTCCGCGCAATCAAGGAGACCATGTACGCCCCGGCGATCGCCGCGCTCACCACGAACCAGGAGTGA